The proteins below come from a single Corynebacterium glyciniphilum AJ 3170 genomic window:
- a CDS encoding Gfo/Idh/MocA family oxidoreductase, translating into MSTSHTTPIRTVVLGFGLSGRIFHAPFIAADPAFDLTAVVTTNEQRRADALQEYPDVQLLDSAETVWSRADEFDLVVIGTPGATHAGLATAALDAGLHVLIDKPFVPTADEGRDLIARAERAGRCLTVFQNRRWDGDFRTVRSLVDDGALGEVRRFESRFEKWQPVPRDSWKTAGTPADGAGVLYDLGSHIIDQALQLFGPVASTNGEFDMHVEIDQRRRQTNSEDDAFLALRHTSGVRSHLWMSAVRPNLGPRFQVVGSEAGYTSWGIDGQEQALKDGVRPGDPGYGTTTSANWGTVSVGERSRQVETLVGDYSDFYRGLAASIHGTGPLPVDPADAVRVLEIIEQAFARGTA; encoded by the coding sequence ATGAGCACCTCACACACCACACCGATCCGCACCGTTGTCCTCGGTTTCGGCCTGTCCGGACGCATCTTCCACGCGCCTTTCATCGCCGCCGACCCTGCCTTCGACCTCACGGCTGTGGTCACCACCAACGAGCAGCGGCGTGCGGACGCGCTGCAGGAGTATCCGGACGTCCAACTGCTCGATTCCGCTGAGACGGTGTGGTCCCGCGCTGACGAGTTCGATCTCGTCGTGATCGGCACGCCCGGAGCGACCCATGCCGGGTTGGCTACCGCCGCTCTCGACGCCGGTCTGCATGTTTTGATCGATAAGCCGTTCGTCCCCACGGCTGATGAAGGCCGCGACCTCATTGCGCGTGCGGAGCGGGCGGGGCGCTGCCTCACCGTCTTCCAGAACCGACGGTGGGACGGCGACTTCCGGACCGTTCGTTCACTTGTCGACGACGGTGCACTGGGGGAGGTGCGTCGCTTCGAGTCACGCTTCGAGAAGTGGCAGCCCGTCCCACGGGACTCCTGGAAGACCGCAGGCACCCCTGCGGACGGTGCCGGAGTGCTCTACGACCTCGGATCCCACATTATCGACCAGGCGCTCCAACTGTTCGGTCCCGTGGCGTCGACCAACGGTGAGTTCGACATGCACGTCGAGATCGACCAGCGTCGCAGGCAGACCAACTCCGAGGATGACGCGTTCCTCGCCTTGCGCCATACTTCCGGGGTCCGCTCCCACCTGTGGATGAGTGCGGTACGTCCGAACCTGGGCCCACGGTTCCAGGTCGTCGGATCAGAGGCCGGGTACACCAGCTGGGGAATTGACGGCCAGGAACAGGCGCTGAAGGACGGTGTGCGTCCCGGGGACCCCGGTTACGGGACAACGACGTCCGCGAACTGGGGCACGGTGAGTGTCGGGGAGCGGTCCCGGCAGGTCGAGACGCTGGTGGGTGATTACTCTGACTTCTACCGGGGCCTCGCTGCCAGCATCCACGGCACGGGTCCACTGCCGGTCGATCCGGCGGACGCGGTCCGGGTGCTTGAGATCATCGAACAGGCCTTCGCCCGGGGGACGGCGTAG
- a CDS encoding PucR family transcriptional regulator has protein sequence MLIVDLIADPSLNLELATPSSDDELHRPVRTVVTAEQLDPTAYLEPDTLLLTTGMAMNFEDGRIWEAYVERLVGAHVPALAFGIGQPHARVPEGLIGAARSFGLPVLTVAADMPFLHLQHSVNQAIAGERYWESRQAWDIATVCTRSASRNEGVDRLVELIEQKAGTTVTVFDETGFVVAGGRGEKAGDGETGQLSIPLSISGETTWTLVVPAEAGREMRVLLTPAAAILGMALTRQFEELGSAGATRTAEMIQHPDADLVPFVVSELSEAGVDPTQGMRGVRIASRSGVRRSVLAHRVESALSSGERSALLVTVGGFLLMVLPDDGQGEGWRTPEILAPSVDPAAGDSVLVGPMCETPEDLVLSLRIQVGRETTPGVTIQGVPDLGDVVSLLPEVFRPSLVTAVLRPLLESSDRRRAFETLEALLSTDTQTRAAEVLGVHRNTLLANRRRVERKLGVDLTDPEGRALCVTALRLLELLGR, from the coding sequence ATGCTGATTGTCGACCTGATTGCTGATCCGTCGCTGAACCTGGAGCTCGCCACTCCGTCGTCGGATGATGAGCTTCACCGTCCTGTCCGGACGGTGGTGACCGCCGAGCAGTTGGATCCCACCGCTTATCTTGAACCGGACACATTGTTGTTGACCACGGGGATGGCGATGAACTTTGAGGACGGGCGCATCTGGGAGGCGTACGTCGAGCGGCTTGTCGGTGCACATGTTCCTGCCCTGGCCTTCGGTATCGGGCAACCTCACGCGCGTGTGCCGGAGGGGTTGATCGGGGCAGCGCGGTCATTCGGTCTTCCTGTGCTCACTGTCGCCGCCGATATGCCGTTTCTTCATCTCCAGCACAGCGTGAATCAGGCGATCGCCGGCGAACGCTACTGGGAGTCACGGCAGGCCTGGGATATCGCCACGGTCTGCACCCGTAGCGCTTCGAGGAATGAGGGTGTCGACCGGTTGGTCGAGTTGATCGAGCAAAAGGCAGGTACAACGGTGACGGTCTTTGACGAAACAGGCTTTGTTGTCGCAGGCGGACGCGGTGAGAAAGCGGGGGACGGAGAAACGGGACAGCTCAGTATCCCCCTCTCGATCAGTGGTGAGACGACGTGGACGCTTGTCGTCCCCGCGGAGGCAGGACGGGAGATGAGGGTGCTCCTGACACCCGCCGCAGCAATCCTCGGCATGGCGCTGACCCGCCAGTTCGAGGAACTTGGCTCGGCGGGCGCAACTCGCACCGCTGAAATGATCCAGCATCCGGATGCCGATCTTGTGCCGTTCGTCGTCTCGGAGCTGTCAGAAGCAGGAGTGGACCCGACCCAGGGAATGCGCGGGGTGCGGATAGCGTCCCGGTCGGGAGTTCGGCGCAGCGTCCTGGCGCATCGGGTGGAGTCAGCCCTGTCGTCGGGCGAGAGGTCGGCGTTGCTGGTGACGGTAGGAGGGTTCCTGCTGATGGTCCTGCCAGATGACGGACAAGGAGAGGGGTGGCGGACTCCGGAGATCCTGGCACCGTCCGTGGACCCCGCAGCCGGGGACTCGGTGCTCGTGGGGCCGATGTGCGAGACCCCGGAAGATCTTGTTCTGTCCCTCCGTATTCAAGTGGGGCGCGAGACAACACCTGGCGTGACAATCCAGGGTGTGCCCGACCTGGGTGATGTTGTGAGTCTCCTGCCCGAGGTGTTCCGGCCGTCGCTGGTGACTGCCGTGCTGAGGCCCCTCCTTGAATCGTCTGACCGGCGGCGGGCCTTCGAGACCCTCGAGGCGCTCCTGTCCACCGATACGCAGACTAGAGCAGCGGAGGTATTGGGGGTCCATCGCAATACGCTGTTGGCGAATCGTCGCCGGGTCGAACGGAAGCTGGGGGTGGATCTGACAGACCCTGAGGGGCGTGCGTTGTGTGTGACGGCGTTGCGTCTGTTGGAGTTGCTAGGCCGCTGA
- a CDS encoding acetyl-CoA carboxylase: MSEIKSPFPGVFYRKPAPDKPNLVNVGDMVSAGQTVGVIEIMKQFNEIKSDVAGVIREFRVDNEGMVNPGDVIAVIEEE, from the coding sequence ATGTCAGAGATCAAGTCCCCCTTCCCCGGCGTCTTCTACCGCAAGCCAGCCCCGGACAAACCCAACCTGGTCAACGTCGGCGACATGGTTAGCGCCGGTCAGACGGTCGGCGTTATCGAGATCATGAAACAGTTCAATGAAATCAAGTCTGATGTCGCCGGCGTGATCCGGGAATTCCGCGTCGACAACGAAGGCATGGTCAACCCAGGTGACGTCATCGCCGTCATCGAAGAAGAGTAG
- a CDS encoding GntP family permease: MYDSPTYLVGVLAVSIILLIFLINWRTKLHPFLALTVVSFFAAVAAGLPMADIPETLIDGAGGTLGETGLVVFLGAMLGRLLADSGAVGRIADLVVDHSSPRTAPWVMTAVAFLIGIPMFFEVGLVVLMPVIYGVALRLDVAAGRPKTWYLKVLIPAIAALSCLHGMLPPHPGPTIAVNGLDANIGLTIGLGLLCAVPAVVLSGPVYGHFIAPRISLEPEDKLVRQYTGTTPAELAAELSASAASGNAGGEHGSSPVEEPRRGEESGNVLRPVPTWLAFVCVLVPVVLMLFETVVDLVAPNSSLKTPAALLGEPVIAMFIGVLFAAFVLSFSAKMSGADVKKSFGSSLGSVAGVALIIAGGGMFNSVLKTSDINDAIVDVVSGFDMNLILLGWLIGLILSFCTGSATVGIVSATGILAPLVAGMPSAYVSLVVIAIGSGSVGLNWVNHAGFWFVKESFGMTLGQATKTHMTVQTLVSVFGLLMALLISVFV, translated from the coding sequence ATGTATGATTCACCAACTTATCTGGTTGGGGTTCTGGCTGTATCGATCATCCTTTTGATCTTCCTGATCAACTGGCGTACGAAACTCCACCCCTTCCTCGCACTCACGGTTGTTTCCTTCTTTGCTGCAGTCGCCGCAGGTCTGCCGATGGCGGATATCCCTGAGACGCTCATCGACGGCGCAGGCGGGACTCTCGGGGAGACCGGTCTCGTCGTCTTTCTCGGCGCAATGCTCGGGCGTCTGCTCGCCGACTCCGGAGCAGTGGGGCGTATCGCCGACCTCGTCGTCGACCACAGTTCTCCGCGCACCGCACCCTGGGTGATGACGGCGGTCGCCTTCCTCATCGGCATCCCGATGTTCTTCGAGGTCGGACTCGTCGTCCTGATGCCGGTGATCTACGGCGTCGCGCTGCGCCTCGACGTCGCCGCCGGACGCCCGAAGACCTGGTACCTGAAAGTCCTCATCCCCGCCATCGCCGCACTGAGCTGCCTGCACGGCATGCTTCCCCCTCACCCGGGGCCGACCATCGCTGTCAACGGTCTGGACGCCAACATCGGGCTGACGATCGGGCTGGGACTGCTGTGCGCAGTGCCGGCTGTCGTCCTCTCCGGGCCGGTCTACGGTCACTTCATCGCACCGCGGATCTCCCTGGAGCCGGAGGACAAGTTGGTGCGCCAGTACACCGGTACCACTCCGGCGGAACTCGCGGCAGAGTTGTCCGCGAGCGCCGCATCCGGTAACGCCGGTGGTGAGCACGGTTCTTCCCCGGTGGAGGAACCGCGACGTGGTGAAGAGTCTGGCAACGTCCTGCGCCCCGTGCCTACCTGGTTGGCATTCGTGTGCGTTCTGGTACCCGTCGTCCTCATGCTCTTCGAGACTGTGGTGGATCTGGTAGCGCCGAACTCCTCGCTGAAGACTCCGGCTGCCCTTCTCGGAGAGCCCGTCATCGCCATGTTCATCGGTGTTCTGTTCGCTGCATTCGTGTTGAGCTTTTCTGCGAAGATGAGTGGCGCGGACGTGAAGAAGTCTTTCGGCAGTTCCCTGGGGTCTGTCGCCGGCGTGGCCCTGATCATCGCGGGCGGTGGCATGTTCAACTCCGTGCTGAAGACGTCGGACATCAACGATGCCATCGTTGACGTGGTCTCGGGCTTCGACATGAACCTCATCCTGCTCGGCTGGTTGATTGGTCTGATCCTGTCGTTCTGCACCGGTTCAGCCACCGTCGGCATCGTCAGCGCCACAGGTATCCTCGCTCCGTTGGTCGCCGGTATGCCGTCGGCCTACGTGTCGCTGGTGGTCATCGCCATCGGGTCGGGGTCGGTGGGGCTGAACTGGGTGAACCACGCAGGCTTCTGGTTCGTCAAGGAATCCTTCGGCATGACGCTCGGCCAGGCAACCAAGACACATATGACAGTGCAGACGCTGGTGTCGGTCTTCGGTCTACTCATGGCGCTGCTGATCTCCGTCTTCGTGTAG
- a CDS encoding 2,3-butanediol dehydrogenase, with protein sequence MRAARFYDRGDIRVEDIDPQPLEFGTARIDVAWCGICGTDLHEYLDGPIFCPACGKPHPISGEDAPVTLGHEFSGVVSEVGEGIDDLAVGDHVVVEPYIIADDVDTGPDSTTYHLSENMNFIGLAGRGGGLSENVVVRRRWIHKISDSVPLDQAALIEPLSVGYHAVERSGLSADGASPAGKTALIGGAGPIGLLTAAVLKALGVRVVMSELSELRRQKALDAGVADVVLNPSEVDVVAEVATLTDGVGADVAFECTSVQVVLDTLMDALRPTGVLVVVSIWGHRSEFDMHKLVMKELDVRGTIGYVNSHPKTIELVESGKIDLSPFITGKIGLDGLVDEGFDTLINRNETAVKILVSPSGNGID encoded by the coding sequence ATGAGAGCAGCACGTTTCTATGACCGCGGCGACATCAGGGTCGAGGACATCGACCCGCAACCGCTCGAATTCGGCACCGCCCGCATCGACGTCGCATGGTGCGGCATCTGCGGCACCGACCTCCACGAGTACCTGGACGGGCCGATCTTCTGTCCGGCCTGTGGGAAGCCGCACCCGATCTCCGGCGAGGATGCTCCAGTCACCCTCGGCCACGAGTTCTCCGGCGTCGTCAGTGAGGTCGGCGAGGGGATCGACGACCTGGCGGTAGGCGATCACGTGGTCGTGGAGCCGTACATCATTGCCGACGACGTGGACACCGGCCCGGACAGCACCACCTATCACCTCTCAGAGAACATGAACTTCATCGGTCTGGCCGGCCGCGGTGGCGGGTTGTCGGAGAACGTGGTGGTGCGCCGACGGTGGATCCACAAGATCTCTGACTCCGTTCCTCTGGACCAGGCGGCGTTGATTGAGCCCCTCTCGGTGGGCTACCACGCTGTCGAGCGTTCCGGCCTCTCGGCCGACGGGGCGTCCCCGGCAGGCAAGACCGCTCTCATCGGTGGCGCTGGTCCGATCGGACTGCTCACGGCGGCTGTGCTCAAAGCGCTCGGGGTGCGCGTGGTGATGTCTGAGCTCTCGGAACTACGCCGCCAGAAAGCCCTGGACGCCGGCGTCGCGGATGTCGTCCTGAACCCGTCGGAGGTCGACGTCGTCGCCGAGGTCGCCACGCTCACCGATGGCGTGGGAGCGGACGTCGCCTTCGAGTGCACGTCCGTGCAGGTTGTCCTCGACACATTGATGGACGCGCTGCGCCCCACCGGTGTGCTGGTCGTGGTGTCGATCTGGGGTCACAGGTCTGAGTTCGACATGCACAAGCTGGTCATGAAGGAGCTCGACGTGCGGGGCACGATCGGCTACGTCAACTCTCATCCGAAGACGATTGAGCTCGTGGAGTCCGGCAAGATCGATCTGTCGCCGTTCATCACCGGCAAGATCGGACTGGACGGGTTGGTGGACGAAGGTTTCGACACATTGATCAACCGGAATGAAACCGCGGTCAAGATCCTGGTGTCCCCCTCCGGGAACGGCATAGACTGA
- a CDS encoding 5-oxoprolinase subunit C family protein, producing MSTDADDINGTIQVVSPGLLTTVQDLGRFGYYHLGIPQGGALDAWSSRSANALVGNDAHDAVLECTYMGPSLHFSRDTVIAVTGAPVATMVNNEPVAMWSRVLVPAGATVTFGLIEAGTRFYVAAKGGIDVPVVLGSRSTYIPGALGGIDGRKLEAGDVLPLGPASTRPGFPEVPEELRPEFSTSQNVRILMGLYDHKLTERGRENLLSGEWTLTPVADRAGLRYSGPGVEWRDSPQPFGAGADPSNIVDAGYAVGSIQIPGGTQPIILHRDAVSGGGYAMIGTVISADMDLVARATPGTTTRFIEVTMEEALTARRAYAERLERLNELTGQ from the coding sequence ATGTCGACGGACGCTGACGACATCAACGGAACGATCCAGGTCGTCTCGCCCGGACTCTTGACGACCGTTCAGGATCTGGGCAGATTCGGCTACTACCACCTGGGAATTCCTCAAGGCGGCGCGCTCGACGCCTGGTCTTCACGGTCCGCCAACGCACTCGTCGGAAACGACGCGCACGATGCGGTGTTGGAGTGCACCTACATGGGCCCCTCTCTACACTTCTCCCGTGACACGGTGATCGCCGTCACCGGAGCACCGGTAGCGACGATGGTGAACAACGAGCCCGTCGCGATGTGGTCGCGCGTCCTCGTTCCTGCCGGCGCAACAGTCACGTTCGGCCTTATCGAAGCCGGAACACGGTTCTATGTGGCTGCGAAGGGTGGCATCGATGTTCCCGTGGTTCTGGGTTCTCGGTCGACCTACATTCCCGGCGCACTGGGCGGCATCGACGGTCGGAAACTCGAGGCCGGAGACGTTCTACCTCTCGGACCGGCATCCACGCGCCCCGGTTTCCCGGAGGTTCCGGAGGAGCTCCGGCCGGAGTTCAGCACGTCCCAGAACGTCCGGATTCTGATGGGCCTCTACGATCACAAACTGACGGAGAGGGGGAGAGAGAATCTCCTGTCCGGTGAGTGGACCTTGACTCCGGTGGCCGACCGTGCCGGGCTGCGCTACAGCGGCCCTGGTGTGGAATGGCGTGATTCTCCTCAGCCCTTCGGCGCCGGTGCCGATCCCTCGAACATCGTCGACGCCGGATATGCGGTGGGGTCGATCCAGATACCTGGCGGGACCCAACCGATCATATTGCACCGGGACGCCGTCTCAGGTGGCGGATACGCCATGATCGGCACCGTCATCAGTGCCGACATGGATCTTGTTGCCCGTGCGACACCGGGGACCACGACCAGGTTTATCGAGGTGACGATGGAGGAAGCTCTCACTGCGCGGCGAGCCTATGCCGAACGGCTGGAGCGGCTGAACGAGCTCACCGGCCAATGA
- a CDS encoding acetyl-CoA carboxylase biotin carboxylase subunit has translation MKKLLIANRGEIAVRIIRSAREAGIETVLTVSEADVDSVAARLADATITIGPPPVTSSYINVDAVMEAVRRSGADAVHPGFGFLSENADFARAVGEAGVTWVGPSPETIELMGNKSEARRAAREAGVPTLPGTDGALKEGDDALAIANAIGYPLVVKASSGGGGRGIRLVSSPDELLSTIDVAQAEARAAFGDPAVYLERFIEKARHVEVQVIGDGHTVIHLGDRDCTMQRRHQKLLEEAPAPDLPDDVRETIRESSVQLAQNCGYSGAGTVEFLYDPVRREAAFIEMNTRIQVEHPVTEMVTGTDVVAEQIRIADGRGLSLAQDDVKFDGHAFEVRINAEDPSNNFMPSPGTLTVVTWPRSGSVRIDTGFEEGSVVLPFYDSMIAKIIVHADTRDAALTSLQTALSELHIEGVSTTRALLAALATTPELREVTHFSTFVEKHPEILESLS, from the coding sequence ATGAAGAAGCTTCTCATCGCCAACCGTGGCGAGATCGCCGTCCGGATCATCCGCTCTGCGAGGGAGGCAGGGATCGAGACAGTCCTCACCGTCAGTGAAGCAGACGTGGACTCGGTGGCGGCCCGCCTTGCCGATGCGACCATCACCATCGGACCGCCGCCGGTCACCAGTTCCTACATCAACGTTGACGCGGTCATGGAAGCGGTCAGACGGTCTGGGGCGGACGCGGTCCACCCGGGTTTCGGCTTCCTGTCAGAGAACGCGGACTTTGCGCGCGCGGTCGGTGAAGCCGGGGTGACCTGGGTCGGCCCGTCGCCCGAAACGATCGAACTGATGGGAAACAAGTCCGAGGCCCGCCGGGCAGCGCGGGAGGCCGGTGTTCCGACCCTGCCCGGTACCGACGGCGCGCTCAAGGAGGGAGACGATGCCCTGGCCATCGCCAACGCAATAGGATATCCACTGGTGGTCAAAGCGTCCTCTGGAGGCGGAGGACGAGGAATCCGTCTGGTCAGCTCACCCGATGAGCTGCTTTCCACGATCGATGTAGCCCAGGCTGAGGCTCGGGCAGCCTTCGGCGACCCTGCCGTTTACCTAGAAAGGTTCATCGAGAAAGCGCGACACGTGGAGGTGCAGGTCATTGGCGACGGCCACACGGTGATCCACCTTGGAGACCGTGACTGCACGATGCAGCGACGCCACCAGAAGCTGCTGGAGGAAGCTCCCGCCCCAGACCTTCCCGACGATGTACGGGAAACTATCCGTGAATCTTCGGTACAACTCGCCCAGAATTGCGGATACTCTGGTGCCGGTACCGTCGAATTCCTCTACGATCCGGTCCGCCGAGAGGCGGCCTTCATCGAAATGAACACCCGGATCCAGGTTGAACACCCTGTCACCGAGATGGTGACAGGTACTGACGTCGTCGCCGAACAGATCCGGATCGCCGACGGCAGAGGGTTGTCTCTCGCACAAGACGACGTGAAGTTCGACGGCCATGCTTTCGAGGTCCGCATCAATGCCGAGGATCCCTCGAACAATTTCATGCCGTCACCGGGGACGTTGACTGTGGTGACGTGGCCACGCAGTGGGTCAGTACGGATCGACACCGGATTCGAGGAAGGATCAGTCGTCCTCCCCTTCTACGATTCCATGATCGCGAAGATCATCGTCCACGCCGACACCAGGGATGCCGCACTCACGTCACTTCAGACGGCCCTGTCCGAACTCCATATCGAGGGCGTGTCGACCACCCGCGCCCTCCTTGCGGCGCTCGCGACCACCCCTGAACTTCGCGAGGTCACCCACTTCTCAACATTTGTCGAAAAGCACCCGGAAATCCTGGAGAGCCTGTCATGA
- a CDS encoding 5-oxoprolinase subunit B family protein, translating into MTRARYTYGGDEFLFVEVSEEMSLAANFTVTLIARELQEHHLNGVIEICPANASLLIRFNPEVIAPGDLEDSVRSIEEKVTDSANSVVPTRIIEVPVWYDDPVTAEVVSRFREGYHQDPSGNDLDYAATVNGLEDASAFIRAHHQSPWIVSMVGFVAGLPFMYQLVDREHQLEVPKYLSPRTDTAPLTVGHGGCFAVIYSVRGAGGYQMFGIAAAPIYHPELQGTDQEDQMILFRPGDIVKFRPVEEAEYRRIQQEVEAGSFRYRQVPIDFDMERALEEGAVYNTELVEALNVDGR; encoded by the coding sequence ATGACACGCGCGCGCTACACATACGGAGGGGACGAATTCCTGTTCGTAGAGGTATCCGAAGAGATGAGCCTCGCTGCGAACTTCACTGTCACCCTGATTGCCCGTGAACTCCAGGAACATCATCTCAACGGCGTCATCGAAATCTGTCCCGCCAATGCCTCATTGCTGATCAGGTTCAACCCGGAGGTCATCGCGCCCGGCGATCTCGAAGACTCCGTTCGCTCGATCGAGGAGAAGGTCACTGACTCCGCAAACTCCGTCGTACCGACGAGGATTATCGAGGTGCCGGTCTGGTACGACGACCCGGTAACGGCCGAAGTCGTCTCCCGCTTCAGGGAGGGCTACCACCAGGACCCGTCCGGCAACGATCTGGACTACGCCGCCACGGTAAACGGCCTTGAGGATGCCTCCGCTTTCATCCGAGCACACCACCAGTCACCCTGGATCGTGTCGATGGTCGGTTTCGTGGCAGGCCTCCCCTTCATGTACCAACTCGTCGACAGGGAGCACCAACTCGAGGTCCCGAAGTATCTCTCCCCCCGCACCGACACCGCACCTCTGACGGTGGGGCACGGCGGTTGCTTCGCGGTGATCTACTCCGTCCGCGGTGCCGGTGGCTACCAGATGTTCGGTATCGCTGCCGCTCCCATCTACCACCCGGAGCTCCAGGGAACCGATCAGGAGGACCAGATGATCCTTTTCCGGCCCGGGGACATCGTGAAGTTCCGGCCGGTCGAAGAAGCTGAGTACCGGCGGATACAACAGGAAGTTGAGGCGGGGTCTTTCCGTTACAGGCAGGTCCCGATTGACTTCGACATGGAGCGTGCCTTGGAAGAAGGTGCGGTCTACAACACCGAACTCGTGGAGGCACTCAATGTCGACGGACGCTGA
- a CDS encoding lipase maturation factor family protein → MNGVAAVDFEFARQMLQRGIAVLFILGFLSTLNQFRPLAGERGLLPAPDLLLRAREIEHERGQKMLRPTLFRWAGYTDRRLALVCWAGTTVAFLLVAGVPQLGPPWVPMLCFLALWYGYMSVTSIGRTFYGFGWEMLLCEAGFLAAFLGSNSQPPTTVTIVLMMWLVFRLEFGAGMIKVRGGREWRDLTALMYHHETQPMPGPLSRTAHLMPSWFHRGEVVGNHVTQLGLTWLLFVPLLSLAIDSPWPLLVGAGTAAVVIVTQLWLVVTGNFAWLNWATIVLVFSAVGIPGSGSADADIPIYWVVVTSAVFILYVILSWPAARNLFSRNQVMNGSFNRWQLANAYGAFGTVTTTRTEYVIEGSADGVTWQEYGFRGKPGDVHRRPPQIAPYHLRLDWMMWFLPLGGIDRWFIVLLHRLLEADAPTLKLLAHDPFHAARPTAVRVVSYRYRFSTRDEFTATGDRWVRDRRSVLIPPMTRGSLY, encoded by the coding sequence ATGAATGGTGTCGCGGCCGTGGATTTCGAGTTCGCCCGCCAGATGCTTCAGCGGGGCATCGCAGTGCTCTTCATTCTCGGATTCCTGTCCACACTGAACCAGTTCCGCCCGCTGGCAGGTGAGCGCGGACTACTGCCGGCACCGGATCTGCTTCTGCGCGCGCGTGAGATCGAGCACGAACGCGGACAGAAGATGCTGCGTCCCACTCTGTTCCGCTGGGCAGGCTACACCGACCGGCGCCTGGCTCTGGTGTGCTGGGCGGGTACGACGGTGGCGTTTCTCCTGGTCGCAGGAGTACCGCAGCTCGGTCCTCCGTGGGTCCCGATGCTGTGTTTCCTGGCCCTCTGGTACGGCTACATGTCCGTGACCAGCATCGGCCGGACGTTCTACGGATTCGGCTGGGAGATGCTGTTGTGCGAAGCCGGCTTCCTCGCTGCGTTCCTCGGGTCGAATTCACAACCGCCGACGACGGTGACGATCGTCCTGATGATGTGGCTGGTCTTCCGGCTGGAGTTCGGGGCGGGGATGATCAAGGTACGGGGCGGTCGGGAATGGCGCGACCTCACCGCCTTGATGTACCACCACGAGACCCAGCCGATGCCCGGTCCCTTGAGCAGGACCGCACACCTGATGCCGTCCTGGTTCCACCGTGGCGAGGTCGTCGGCAACCACGTGACGCAGTTGGGCTTGACCTGGCTGCTGTTCGTTCCTTTGCTCAGCCTGGCGATCGATTCACCCTGGCCCCTGCTGGTCGGGGCAGGCACCGCCGCGGTAGTGATCGTCACGCAATTGTGGCTGGTGGTCACTGGGAACTTCGCTTGGCTGAACTGGGCCACGATAGTGCTGGTCTTCTCCGCGGTCGGCATTCCCGGTTCAGGTTCGGCCGACGCCGACATCCCCATCTACTGGGTTGTGGTGACCTCGGCGGTCTTCATCCTCTACGTGATTCTCAGCTGGCCTGCGGCACGCAACCTGTTCTCCAGGAACCAAGTGATGAACGGTTCCTTCAACCGGTGGCAGCTGGCCAACGCCTACGGCGCCTTCGGCACGGTGACGACCACACGCACCGAATACGTCATCGAAGGCAGCGCTGACGGGGTGACCTGGCAGGAGTACGGTTTCCGCGGAAAACCCGGTGACGTCCACCGGCGGCCGCCACAGATCGCCCCGTACCATCTGCGACTGGACTGGATGATGTGGTTCCTGCCTCTGGGCGGGATCGACCGATGGTTCATCGTGCTGCTGCACCGCCTGCTGGAAGCGGATGCCCCGACACTGAAGCTGCTCGCACACGACCCTTTTCACGCTGCCCGTCCGACGGCGGTGCGGGTGGTCTCCTACCGTTACCGGTTCTCCACCCGCGACGAGTTCACCGCCACCGGGGACCGCTGGGTCCGGGACCGTCGTTCCGTCCTGATTCCTCCGATGACGCGCGGCTCCTTATACTGA
- a CDS encoding 5-oxoprolinase subunit PxpA: MSTTTINADLGEGLGLHAFGNDEHLMEVIDLANVACGFHASDPQIMDRTVALAKEHGVSVGAHPGLPDLAGFGRRAMALSPHEVENIVRYQVGALSGFLTGHGVPLNHIKPHGALYGMVGRDPELMRGVARVAADYGVPVLGLANTAHKTVCDEFGVPFIAEVYVDLNYDADGTLIIERTPAPAVPDEAAARIRSGLTQGVIQSVDGGDLQVTFDSVCVHSDPPNAVDVVRAVRSAITFS; the protein is encoded by the coding sequence GTGAGCACAACCACAATCAATGCAGATCTTGGCGAAGGTCTCGGTCTTCACGCATTCGGCAACGACGAACACTTGATGGAGGTCATTGATCTCGCCAACGTGGCCTGCGGTTTCCATGCGTCGGATCCGCAGATCATGGACCGTACGGTGGCCCTGGCCAAAGAGCACGGGGTCTCCGTGGGAGCCCACCCCGGGCTACCCGACCTCGCCGGTTTCGGTCGCCGGGCAATGGCGCTCTCCCCGCACGAGGTGGAGAACATCGTTCGATATCAGGTCGGGGCACTCAGTGGCTTTCTTACTGGCCACGGTGTCCCCCTCAACCACATCAAACCCCACGGTGCCCTCTACGGCATGGTCGGTCGCGACCCCGAACTGATGCGCGGCGTAGCCAGAGTGGCGGCCGATTACGGCGTCCCCGTTCTCGGGTTGGCGAACACCGCGCACAAGACGGTGTGCGACGAGTTCGGTGTGCCGTTCATCGCCGAGGTGTACGTCGACCTCAACTATGACGCAGACGGGACACTGATCATCGAACGCACCCCGGCGCCTGCGGTCCCGGACGAGGCGGCAGCGAGAATCCGCTCCGGGCTGACGCAGGGCGTCATCCAGTCGGTCGACGGTGGTGACCTTCAGGTCACCTTCGACAGCGTCTGTGTGCATTCCGACCCACCCAATGCCGTTGACGTCGTCCGTGCCGTCCGGTCCGCCATCACATTCTCATAA